One Malania oleifera isolate guangnan ecotype guangnan chromosome 9, ASM2987363v1, whole genome shotgun sequence DNA segment encodes these proteins:
- the LOC131164403 gene encoding beta-adaptin-like protein B: MSGHDSKYFSTTKKGEIPELKEELNSQYKDKRKDAVKKVIAAMTVGKDVSSLFTDVVNCMQTENLELKKLVYLYLINYAKSQPDLAILAVNTFVKDSQDPNPLIRALAVRTMGCIRVDKITEYLCDPLQRCLKDDDPYVRKTAAICVAKLYDINAELVEDRGFLESLKDLISDNNPMVVANAVAALAEIQENSSRSIFEITSHTLSKLLTALNECTEWGQVFILDALSKYKAADAREAENIVERVTPRLQHANCAVVLSAVKMILQQMELITSTDVVRNLCKKMAPPLVTLLSAEPEIQYVALRNINLIVQRRPTILAHEIKVFFCKYNDPIYVKMEKLEIMIKLASDRNIDQVLLEFKEYATEVDVDFVRKAVRAIGRCAIKLERAAERCISVLLELIKIKVNYVVQEAIIVIKDIFRRYPNTYESIIATLCESLDTLDEPEAKASMIWIIGEYAERIDNADELLESFLESFPEEPAQVQLQLLTATVKLFLKKPTEGPQQMIQVVLNNATVETDNPDLRDRAYIYWRLLSTDPEAAKDVVLAEKPVINDDSNQLDSSLLDELLANIATLSSVYHKPPDAFVTRVKATAQRTEEEDYPDGSETGYSESLSNAVDSAASPPTTSSSTPYAAARQPAPAAPAPAPAPVPDLLGDLMGLDNAIVPTDEPAPPSGPPLPVLVPASTGQGLQISAQLTRRDGQIFYSLLFENNSQMILDGFMIQFNKNAFGLAAAGPLQVPQLQPGTSARTLLPMVLFQNMALGPPNPLLQVAVKNNQQPVWYFNDKISLLVLFTEDGRMERAHFLETWKALPDSNEVSKDLLGVVLNSVEATLDRLAASNMFFIAKRKHANQEVLYLSAKIPRDVPFLIELTAAIGNPGVKCAIKTPSPDLAPLFFEAMEALLKG, translated from the exons ATGAGCGGGCACGACTCCAAGTACTTCTCCACCACCAAGAAGGGAGAGATCCCTGAACTCAAAGAAGAGCTCAATTCTCAGTACAAG GATAAAAGAAAAGATGCTGTTAAGAAGGTGATAGCAGCAATGACGGTTGGAAAGGATGTATCATCACTATTCACAGATGTTGTGAACTGCATGCAGACAGAAAATCTGGAGCTGAAAAAGTTGGTTTATTTATATCTGATAAACTATGCAAAAAGTCAACCTGACCTTGCGATTCTAGCCGTGAATACATTTGTGAAG GATTCACAGGATCCAAATCCTTTAATTCGTGCCTTGGCAGTACGGACAATGGGATGCATTCGTGTTGATAAAATTACAGAGTATCTATGTGATCCCCTTCAGAGATGCCTCAAG GATGATGATCCATACGTTCGCAAGACAGCTGCCATATGTGTTGCAAAACTTTATGATATAAATGCTGAGCTGGTTGAGGACAGGGGTTTTCTGGAGTCTCTGAAGGATTTGATCTCTGACAACAATCCAATGGTTGTTGCAAATGCTGTGGCAGCTCTTGCTGAGATTCAAGAGAACAGCAGCAGATCAATATTTGAGATCACTAGCCACACATTGTCAAAACTCCTTACTGCTCTAAATGAATGCACAGA ATGGGGCCAAGTTTTTATATTAGATGCTCTTTCTAAGTATAAGGCAGCCGATGCTCGTGAAGCAGAAAATATAGTAGAGCGAGTTACTCCTCGACTACAACATGCGAATTGTGCGGTTGTACTTTCAGCTGTTAAG ATGATCCTCCAACAAATGGAGCTGATCACCAGTACTGACGTGGTCCGAAATCTTTGCAAGAAAATGGCTCCTCCTCTTGTAACATTGCTTTCTGCAGAACCTGAAATACAATATGTCGCACTGCGAAACATCAACCTTATTGTACAAAGACGGCCCACAATCCTTGCCCATGAAATCAAG GTGTTTTTCTGCAAGTATAATGATCCAATTTATGTGAAGATGGAAAAGTTGGAAATCATGATTAAGCTTGCTTCAGACCGAAATATAGATCAG GTTTTGTTGGAGTTCAAGGAGTATGCCACAGAAGTAGATGTTGATTTTGTCCGGAAGGCTGTTCGTGCTATTGGTCGCTGCGCCATCAAGTTAGAGAGAGCAGCTGAGCGGTGTATCAGTGTTTTGCTTGAGTTGATCAAGATTAAAGTAAATTATGTCGTTCAAGAGGCTATTATAGTCATCAAAGATATTTTTAGGAGATACCCTAACAC CTATGAGTCCATTATTGCAACACTCTGTGAGAGCTTAGACACTTTAGACGAGCCTGAAGCCAAG GCGTCAATGATCTGGATAATTGGTGAGTATGCGGAAAGGATTGACAATGCTGATGAGCTCCTTGAAAGTTTCTTGGAGAGTTTCCCTGAAGAACCTGCGCAAGTCCAGTTGCAATTGTTGACTGCAACTGTCAAACTCTTCCTTAAGAAACCAACTGAAGGCCCACAGCAGATGATTCAG GTTGTCCTGAATAATGCCACTGTAGAGACAGATAATCCGGATCTGCGTGATCGTGCATACATATATTGGCGGCTTCTCTCAACTGACCCTGAG GCAGCCAAAGATGTTGTGTTAGCTGAGAAGCCTGTGATCAATGATGATTCAAACCAACTTGATTCATCTCTTCTTGATGAGCTTCTGGCCAATATTGCTACTTTGTCCTCGGTGTACCATAAACCCCCGGATGCATTTGTGACACGTGTGAAGGCTACAGCGCAGAGAACTGAAGAAGAGGACTATCCTGATGGGAGTGAGACAGGGTACTCTGAATCTCTTTCTAATGCAGTTGATAGTGCTGCCTCACCACCTACCACTTCAAGTAGCACTCCATATGCTGCAGCAAGGCAACCTGCCCCTGCAGCACCTGCACCTGCACCTGCTCCTGTTCCAGATTTGCTAGGTGATTTGATGGGGCTTGATAATGCTATTGTGCCTACTGACGAGCCTGCCCCTCCTTCTGG CCCTCCTTTGCCTGTGCTAGTACCAGCCTCAACTGGTCAAGGTCTACAAATCAGTGCACAGCTAACACGACGAGATGGTCAAATCTTTTATAGTTTATTGTTTGAGAACAACTCACAGATGATCCTTGATGGTTTCATGATTCAGTTCAACAAGAACGCTTTTGGTCTTGCAGCCGCTGGACCCCTCCAG GTTCCACAGTTGCAACCCGGGACATCAGCAAGGACTCTTCTGCCTATGGTTTTGTTCCAGAATATGGCTCTTGGTCCTCCAAACCCACTTTTGCAGGTTGCTGTGAAAAATAATCAACAACCAGTGTGGTACTTCAACGATAAAATTTCATTGCTAGTGTTGTTCACGGAGGATGGGAGAATGGAGCGTGCACACTTTCTAGAG ACATGGAAGGCGCTTCCTGATTCAAATGAGGTTTCAAAGGACCTTCTGGGTGTTGTGCTGAACAGTGTGGAGGCAACCCTAGACCGACTGGCTGCATCAAACATGTTTTTTATTGCGAAACGTAAACATGCAAACCAGGAGGTGTTGTACCTATCAGCGAAGATCCCCCGAGATGTTCCTTTCTTGATTGAACTCACTGCAGCTATCGGAAACCCAGGTGTCAAGTGTGCAATTAAGACCCCTAGCCCTGACCTGGCTCCTCTTTTCTTCGAAGCCATGGAGGCCCTCCTTAAAGGTTGA